Proteins found in one Sporosarcina jeotgali genomic segment:
- the dcm gene encoding DNA (cytosine-5-)-methyltransferase, with the protein MSDSNKLSVIELFAGVGGFRRGLEQANADLFEVVWGNQWEPSRKSQDAFECYVRNFDKGIHSNEDIATVPDDTFQELAPDIVVGGFPCQDYSVARSLSGGKGIQGKKGVLFWEIKRILENGNPKYVLLENVDRLLKSPSKQRGRDFAVMLATFRDLDYTVEWRVINAAEYGFAQRRRRVFIFAYKNGLSFEKQQKELDESCILFKEGFFAKSFPVEKEPFKNRIEMGNLPEDIVKISDEFSFNFHTSGIMRKGYIYTAHLVPELKKPITLSEILLDEDLIEEKYYLAPEAEAKFKYLRGPKKIERTSADGHKYHFSEGGMSPIDELDKPGRTMLTSEGSINRSTHIVEVNGRKRLLSPIECERLNGFPDNWTAGMTDRMRYFCMGNALVVSLIEIMGKRIEEIETTANDKLTEIQMNFSI; encoded by the coding sequence ATGTCAGACAGCAACAAACTATCAGTAATTGAACTATTCGCTGGCGTTGGCGGGTTCCGTCGTGGATTGGAACAGGCCAATGCCGACCTTTTCGAAGTGGTCTGGGGTAACCAATGGGAACCTTCACGAAAGTCTCAGGATGCTTTTGAATGCTATGTCCGGAATTTTGATAAAGGAATTCATAGTAATGAGGACATAGCCACTGTGCCCGATGATACGTTCCAGGAACTTGCGCCAGATATCGTTGTAGGGGGGTTTCCGTGCCAAGACTATTCGGTTGCACGATCTTTGTCCGGTGGAAAAGGAATTCAAGGGAAAAAAGGTGTCCTGTTTTGGGAAATTAAAAGAATACTTGAAAATGGGAATCCAAAATATGTTCTACTTGAAAATGTAGATAGATTGCTTAAATCTCCATCAAAGCAAAGAGGACGGGATTTCGCTGTCATGCTTGCGACATTCCGTGATTTGGATTATACAGTTGAATGGCGTGTCATAAATGCTGCAGAATATGGTTTTGCACAAAGACGCAGGAGAGTTTTCATATTTGCTTATAAGAATGGACTATCATTCGAGAAGCAACAAAAGGAATTGGACGAGTCATGCATTCTTTTCAAGGAAGGATTCTTTGCGAAGTCATTTCCAGTTGAAAAAGAACCATTCAAAAACCGTATTGAAATGGGAAATCTTCCTGAAGATATCGTTAAGATTTCCGATGAATTCTCATTTAATTTCCATACATCCGGAATAATGAGGAAAGGCTATATATATACAGCGCATTTAGTCCCGGAATTGAAAAAGCCCATTACACTATCAGAAATCCTTTTGGACGAAGATTTGATTGAAGAGAAATATTATCTTGCTCCTGAGGCGGAAGCGAAGTTCAAGTATCTAAGAGGCCCTAAGAAAATTGAACGGACATCCGCGGATGGTCACAAGTACCACTTCTCGGAAGGTGGCATGTCACCCATTGACGAGCTGGACAAACCGGGTCGTACAATGTTGACAAGTGAAGGCTCTATTAATAGAAGTACTCACATTGTTGAAGTGAATGGTAGGAAAAGATTACTTTCTCCAATTGAATGTGAACGTTTGAACGGATTCCCTGATAATTGGACTGCTGGGATGACAGATCGCATGAGGTATTTCTGTATGGGAAATGCATTGGTTGTAAGTTTAATTGAAATTATGGGTAAAAGAATTGAAGAGATAGAAACGACAGCAAATGACAAACTGACAGAAATACAAATGAATTTCTCCATTTAA
- the tnpB gene encoding IS66 family insertion sequence element accessory protein TnpB (TnpB, as the term is used for proteins encoded by IS66 family insertion elements, is considered an accessory protein, since TnpC, encoded by a neighboring gene, is a DDE family transposase.), whose amino-acid sequence MNGRTVEQVYLAAGPTDLRKSIDGLAVIVQELFELDPFSHALFVFCNRKKDKLKILFWDHNGFWLYYRRLEKGLFDWPDFGSSQPLPITSRQLNWLLDGLPLNQRQAHPSVAAKKII is encoded by the coding sequence ATGAATGGGCGGACAGTCGAACAGGTCTATTTAGCTGCTGGACCGACTGACCTTCGGAAATCAATCGATGGGCTGGCTGTCATTGTTCAAGAGCTTTTTGAACTTGACCCGTTCTCTCACGCGCTCTTTGTGTTCTGTAATCGGAAGAAAGACAAACTCAAGATCTTATTTTGGGATCACAATGGCTTTTGGCTCTATTACCGTCGGCTGGAAAAAGGATTGTTTGATTGGCCAGACTTTGGCTCTAGCCAACCACTTCCCATCACATCCAGACAGTTGAACTGGCTACTTGATGGTCTTCCACTGAACCAACGCCAGGCGCATCCTTCTGTGGCAGCGAAAAAAATTATTTAG
- the tnpC gene encoding IS66 family transposase translates to MKTLDGNTSPTIEELEKKNAQLENKMKTLELKLQWYEEQFKLAQQKRFGSSSEKTDDNQLSLPLFNEAEVSASVLLAEPTMETISYARKKVGDRAEKLKNLPVETIHYDLLDEEKVCLACDHELHEMSIQTRQELKIVPAQVKVVEHIQHIYSCRHCENHSITTPIVKAKMPNPVIPKGLASPSAIAFIMTQKFADGLPLYRQEKQLERMGIPLNRQTLSNWVISATTRWLTPVYECLHRQLMQEDLLHADETSVQVLDEPGKSAQSKSYMWLYRTSGSSKKPMVLFDYRPNRAKENPQKFLSGFTGYLHVDGYAGYESLENVELSGCWAHARRKFDEALKATKGASSDSNRSTIAKKGLAFCNQLFAIERKIKDKNPEERLKIRQQDSQPVLDAYLVWLTEQKEIIAPKSATGGAITYSLNQWQKLTTFMKDGRIEIDNNRAERSIKPFVIGRKNWLFAVSTTGAKSSAIAYSLVETAKENNLNPFLYLQFLFEELPQLDMNDKLQIDHLMPWSKELPKDCYIQKRK, encoded by the coding sequence ATGAAAACACTGGACGGAAACACCTCACCCACAATTGAAGAGCTTGAGAAAAAGAACGCGCAGCTGGAGAACAAGATGAAGACCTTGGAATTGAAGCTGCAATGGTACGAAGAACAGTTTAAACTGGCTCAGCAGAAACGGTTCGGTTCATCGAGTGAGAAGACCGATGACAATCAGTTGTCGCTTCCACTCTTTAACGAGGCTGAAGTTTCTGCGTCTGTCTTGTTGGCAGAACCTACAATGGAGACGATTAGCTATGCACGCAAAAAAGTCGGCGACCGTGCAGAAAAACTTAAGAATCTTCCGGTTGAAACCATTCATTATGACCTTTTGGACGAAGAGAAGGTCTGTTTGGCGTGCGATCACGAACTCCACGAAATGAGTATTCAAACTCGACAAGAGTTGAAGATTGTACCGGCACAAGTGAAGGTCGTCGAACATATACAGCACATTTACAGTTGCCGTCATTGCGAGAACCATTCAATCACGACGCCGATCGTGAAGGCAAAGATGCCGAATCCAGTCATCCCGAAGGGATTGGCTTCTCCTTCAGCGATTGCCTTTATCATGACCCAAAAGTTTGCGGATGGTCTGCCTCTTTATCGCCAAGAAAAGCAGCTGGAACGCATGGGGATTCCGTTGAATCGACAGACGCTCTCAAATTGGGTGATCTCGGCCACAACACGGTGGTTGACTCCAGTCTATGAGTGCCTTCATCGGCAATTGATGCAGGAAGACTTACTTCACGCTGATGAAACCAGCGTACAAGTACTGGATGAGCCGGGTAAGTCGGCACAATCCAAGTCCTACATGTGGCTCTATCGCACGAGTGGTAGTTCAAAGAAACCGATGGTTCTCTTCGATTACCGTCCGAATCGCGCGAAAGAAAATCCACAGAAGTTCTTGAGCGGGTTCACGGGATATCTGCATGTCGATGGGTATGCGGGTTATGAATCCCTGGAAAATGTCGAACTTTCGGGGTGTTGGGCGCACGCACGCCGGAAATTTGATGAAGCCCTCAAGGCAACTAAAGGTGCGTCGTCAGATTCGAACCGTTCGACGATTGCGAAGAAGGGGCTTGCTTTCTGTAATCAATTATTTGCGATTGAGCGTAAGATCAAGGATAAAAATCCAGAAGAGCGCCTAAAAATTAGACAACAAGACAGTCAGCCTGTGCTGGATGCTTATTTGGTCTGGCTAACGGAACAGAAAGAAATCATTGCGCCCAAATCAGCAACCGGCGGTGCGATCACGTATTCCTTGAATCAATGGCAAAAACTGACGACCTTTATGAAAGATGGGCGCATCGAAATCGACAACAATCGTGCCGAAAGATCGATCAAACCATTTGTCATTGGAAGAAAGAATTGGCTGTTCGCTGTTTCGACGACTGGAGCGAAATCCAGCGCAATCGCTTATAGTCTCGTAGAGACGGCCAAAGAGAACAACTTAAATCCATTTCTTTATCTGCAATTTCTTTTCGAAGAACTTCCACAGCTTGATATGAATGACAAATTACAAATCGATCATCTGATGCCTTGGTCGAAAGAACTTCCTAAGGACTGTTATATCCAGAAAAGAAAATGA
- the hepT gene encoding type VII toxin-antitoxin system HepT family RNase toxin, with translation MYAALSEQRAPVIESIKNRGVSSGRNDVILHKTAVIERGLNRIHEVYEGNRENLTDYTKQDSIILNIQRACEASIDLAMHVVSERKLGVPKASREAFRFLQEANLIEEDLASSLMNMVGFRNIAVHDYQKLDLDILEAILEKHIENFRSFSKIILYM, from the coding sequence ATGTACGCTGCGCTAAGTGAGCAACGTGCTCCTGTTATTGAGAGTATTAAAAATAGAGGAGTGTCTTCGGGGAGGAATGACGTCATTCTTCACAAAACAGCTGTCATTGAGCGAGGTTTAAATCGTATTCATGAAGTATACGAAGGAAACCGAGAAAACTTGACGGATTATACAAAACAAGACAGTATCATTCTTAATATTCAGCGGGCTTGTGAAGCGAGCATCGATCTAGCTATGCATGTAGTAAGTGAACGTAAATTAGGTGTACCAAAAGCAAGTCGCGAGGCGTTCAGATTCTTGCAGGAAGCGAATCTCATCGAGGAAGACTTGGCTAGTTCCTTAATGAATATGGTCGGCTTCCGGAATATTGCTGTACATGACTATCAGAAACTCGATCTTGATATTTTAGAAGCGATTTTAGAGAAGCATATTGAGAATTTTAGAAGTTTTTCGAAGATTATCTTATATATGTGA
- a CDS encoding very short patch repair endonuclease, with the protein MADIMSKEQRSKTMSKIKAKSKLEDIFASALWRRGLRFRRNVRSLKGTPDIAIKKYRLVIFVDSCFWHVCPEHFKLPKTNQEFWDKKFKRNMERDREIDYYYKCKGWHVKHVWEHEIRSDLEKAVDDTVGFISRAKEE; encoded by the coding sequence ATGGCCGACATAATGTCAAAGGAACAACGTAGTAAGACCATGAGTAAAATCAAGGCGAAGTCAAAGCTGGAAGACATTTTTGCAAGCGCCTTGTGGAGAAGAGGATTACGTTTCCGTAGGAATGTCAGGTCCCTGAAAGGAACACCGGATATAGCTATAAAAAAGTACAGATTAGTGATTTTTGTGGACTCCTGTTTTTGGCATGTATGTCCTGAACACTTTAAACTGCCTAAAACCAATCAAGAGTTCTGGGATAAGAAGTTCAAAAGGAATATGGAGAGAGATAGAGAAATAGATTACTACTACAAGTGCAAGGGGTGGCATGTGAAGCATGTCTGGGAGCATGAAATAAGAAGTGATTTAGAAAAAGCGGTGGATGATACGGTAGGTTTCATATCACGGGCCAAGGAGGAATGA
- a CDS encoding Sau3AI family type II restriction endonuclease codes for MIYKSRAELMDKASQAEGRTFGEIDKSGRIKNERAKGQLGQIVEESFFEYKINSTSEADFANLGIELKVTPVKSNKNGTLSAKERLVLNIINYMEEVNKSFEDSSFWHKNRELLIMFYEWLPQVKRSDYRIIKSYLHTYAAEDLEIIKQDWELINEKISQGLAHELSEADTNYLAASTKGANSRSLRYQPNSPIQAMQRAYSLKQSYMTTLIRKIISKEDLTHIATSDDLKSMSLLDILNKKFDAFKGKSLEEISELTGIKLNPKSKNFLQMFVSGLLGIRGTKLDDIDEFAKANIQLKTVRLEPNGIPKENMSFKNIDFQEFACEEWENSWLNDYFLETKLLFVVFEYKDTKKENESRELYFKGIKLWNMPISEIEGRLKVFFHDVQNLIRDGIELTPIQQKTRIVVKNNLPKAKSNQLCHIRPKGRDGSDKVPLPDGRMIAKQCFWLDREYIGELLASNLDVRNN; via the coding sequence ATGATTTATAAGAGCAGAGCTGAACTTATGGATAAAGCGTCTCAAGCAGAGGGGCGGACATTCGGTGAAATCGATAAAAGCGGGAGGATTAAGAACGAACGTGCAAAAGGTCAATTAGGACAAATAGTGGAAGAGAGTTTCTTTGAATATAAAATTAATTCCACTAGTGAAGCGGATTTTGCAAATTTAGGTATCGAACTTAAAGTAACGCCTGTAAAATCGAATAAAAACGGAACGTTGTCTGCGAAAGAACGGTTAGTATTGAATATTATTAATTACATGGAAGAGGTTAATAAGAGTTTTGAGGACTCCAGCTTTTGGCACAAAAATAGAGAGTTGCTGATAATGTTCTATGAATGGTTGCCACAAGTGAAGCGTTCGGATTATAGGATTATCAAGTCATACTTGCATACCTATGCCGCAGAAGATCTTGAAATCATCAAGCAGGATTGGGAATTGATCAATGAGAAAATAAGTCAAGGATTAGCTCATGAACTATCGGAAGCAGACACGAACTACCTGGCAGCCAGCACAAAAGGTGCCAATAGTAGATCCCTAAGGTATCAACCGAATAGTCCAATACAAGCCATGCAACGTGCATATTCATTGAAGCAAAGTTATATGACCACCTTGATACGTAAAATAATTTCTAAAGAAGACTTGACTCATATCGCTACATCTGACGATTTGAAAAGTATGAGCCTGCTGGATATCCTAAATAAGAAGTTCGATGCCTTTAAAGGGAAATCCTTGGAGGAAATTTCAGAATTGACTGGAATTAAATTGAATCCGAAATCAAAAAACTTCCTCCAGATGTTTGTAAGCGGTCTTCTTGGCATCAGAGGAACAAAATTGGATGATATCGATGAATTTGCAAAAGCTAACATTCAATTGAAGACTGTGAGATTGGAACCGAACGGAATTCCTAAGGAGAATATGTCTTTTAAGAATATAGATTTTCAGGAATTCGCGTGTGAAGAGTGGGAAAATAGTTGGCTGAATGATTATTTTCTTGAAACAAAGCTGTTATTTGTTGTCTTTGAATATAAAGATACTAAAAAAGAAAATGAATCAAGGGAACTGTATTTTAAAGGGATCAAATTATGGAATATGCCGATATCTGAAATTGAAGGAAGACTCAAAGTGTTTTTCCATGATGTACAGAACTTGATTCGTGATGGCATTGAATTAACGCCTATTCAGCAAAAGACAAGAATTGTCGTAAAGAACAACCTACCTAAAGCCAAATCGAATCAGCTCTGCCATATCAGACCAAAAGGTCGCGATGGCTCAGATAAAGTACCACTACCAGATGGAAGAATGATTGCTAAGCAATGTTTTTGGCTAGATCGTGAATATATTGGTGAATTATTAGCAAGTAATCTGGATGTTAGGAACAATTAA
- a CDS encoding helix-turn-helix transcriptional regulator, with protein MKNRIKELRKLTKLSQEELAFRCKVSRQTINAIENDKYDPNLQLAFNLAEVLNTTVDELFIKE; from the coding sequence GTGAAAAACCGAATTAAAGAGTTACGAAAACTGACAAAGCTATCTCAAGAAGAGCTAGCGTTCCGATGCAAAGTAAGCAGGCAAACAATCAATGCCATTGAAAATGACAAATACGATCCTAACTTGCAGTTAGCTTTTAACCTAGCAGAAGTTTTGAATACTACTGTGGATGAACTTTTTATAAAGGAGTAA
- a CDS encoding bile acid:sodium symporter family protein: MKALESISSFAGKYFAVWVIVAALMAFLFPTPFLGLGAYISILLGVVMFGMGLTLKAVDFKIIATKPLPVIVGVAAQFLIMPLVAFAIAYVLKLPPELAAGLVLLGCVPGGTSSNVMVYLAKRNLALSVAMTSLSTLLAPVVTPLLLLWLAGQWMPVDPMSMFKSIVQVIIVPIVLGLLIRKFFPKAVEKSVSVVPLISVLAILIIVAAVTSANAGNVISSGFVVFAAVFLHNGFGLLLGYFTALMLGLNESDRRAISIEVGMQNSGLGVALATAHFGPLAALPSVWGAIWHNISGPILATIWSKKPAVKSEAEQDSDTIPVRTIESR; encoded by the coding sequence ATGAAAGCACTAGAGTCAATTAGTTCATTTGCAGGAAAGTATTTTGCTGTATGGGTCATTGTCGCTGCACTTATGGCCTTTTTATTCCCCACACCATTCTTAGGATTAGGGGCTTATATTTCCATTTTGCTCGGGGTTGTCATGTTTGGCATGGGGCTTACATTAAAGGCGGTGGACTTCAAGATTATCGCTACGAAACCGTTGCCCGTAATTGTGGGCGTGGCTGCTCAGTTCCTGATTATGCCGCTTGTTGCGTTTGCGATTGCGTATGTCCTGAAGCTTCCGCCAGAATTGGCTGCTGGTTTGGTCCTTCTCGGATGTGTGCCAGGCGGGACTTCATCCAATGTGATGGTCTATTTGGCGAAAAGGAATTTGGCATTGTCTGTTGCGATGACTTCCCTTTCCACACTACTTGCGCCGGTTGTCACACCGCTGTTGCTGTTATGGCTTGCGGGACAGTGGATGCCGGTTGACCCGATGTCGATGTTTAAGTCCATCGTCCAAGTTATCATTGTTCCGATTGTATTGGGTCTGTTAATTCGCAAGTTTTTCCCGAAAGCTGTGGAGAAGAGTGTCTCTGTTGTTCCGCTTATTTCGGTTTTAGCGATCCTAATCATCGTGGCTGCGGTCACATCTGCGAATGCAGGCAATGTAATCTCTTCCGGTTTTGTCGTGTTTGCTGCTGTGTTCCTTCATAACGGCTTTGGCTTGCTGCTTGGCTACTTCACTGCTTTGATGCTCGGATTAAATGAGTCCGATCGACGAGCAATCTCCATTGAAGTCGGTATGCAGAATTCCGGTCTCGGGGTTGCACTCGCTACCGCACACTTTGGCCCGCTTGCTGCTTTGCCTAGTGTTTGGGGCGCGATTTGGCACAACATTTCGGGTCCAATTCTTGCGACGATTTGGTCGAAGAAACCTGCAGTAAAGTCTGAAGCTGAACAGGACTCAGATACGATTCCCGTTCGGACAATCGAGTCTCGATAA
- a CDS encoding D-alanyl-D-alanine carboxypeptidase family protein, which translates to MRKLWAVLKGLVLFTVVLVIAMYVTGWNLPDPAEITGSHQTDDYVSPYIYMVDRDTGKAVYEKNADEKAYPASLTKMMTTIVALEHIEVLSASAPVDTATYQEMVAKNASMAGFFGREKVTYRDLLYGTILPSGGEASNSLAIHVAGSTKAFVKLMNDKAAELGMTRTHFANPEGLHDADQYTTASDMAKLLDYALDNQNFRAIFTKGTFQTTSTADHPKGIALKSTVLSSLNAEVQNGFEILGGKSGTTYEAGQCWATFGTSGDREYISIVMGAPLEDISHPDYAQKKDTLELFANLNTLQ; encoded by the coding sequence ATGAGGAAGTTGTGGGCAGTTTTAAAGGGATTGGTCCTTTTCACGGTCGTTCTGGTGATCGCTATGTATGTGACTGGTTGGAATTTACCCGATCCTGCAGAGATCACGGGCAGTCACCAGACGGATGACTACGTGAGTCCGTACATTTATATGGTCGACCGGGATACGGGAAAAGCGGTTTATGAGAAAAATGCGGATGAGAAAGCGTATCCCGCATCACTGACGAAAATGATGACAACGATTGTTGCGCTTGAGCATATTGAGGTTCTTTCTGCGAGTGCTCCGGTCGATACTGCGACATATCAGGAAATGGTCGCGAAAAATGCTTCGATGGCAGGATTCTTCGGCCGCGAAAAGGTCACGTACCGCGATTTGCTGTATGGCACGATATTGCCTTCGGGCGGTGAGGCATCCAACTCTTTGGCAATCCATGTGGCAGGAAGTACGAAAGCGTTTGTGAAACTCATGAACGATAAAGCGGCTGAACTTGGAATGACCCGGACTCATTTCGCGAATCCTGAGGGGCTGCATGACGCGGACCAATATACCACCGCTTCTGATATGGCCAAGCTGCTGGATTATGCCCTGGATAACCAGAACTTCAGAGCCATCTTTACGAAAGGGACCTTTCAAACAACGTCCACTGCGGATCATCCAAAGGGGATTGCGTTAAAATCGACCGTTCTTTCTTCATTAAATGCAGAAGTGCAAAACGGCTTCGAGATTCTCGGAGGAAAATCCGGGACTACGTACGAAGCCGGACAGTGCTGGGCCACGTTCGGCACTTCTGGAGACCGGGAATACATTAGTATTGTCATGGGAGCTCCGCTGGAAGACATTAGCCATCCCGACTATGCACAGAAAAAGGATACGCTGGAGCTGTTTGCAAACTTGAATACACTGCAGTGA
- the tnpA gene encoding IS66 family insertion sequence element accessory protein TnpA, which yields MKRKEKELYWIDQIKDYRQSGESLIEWCEKKEIKIYTMKYWLRKQSPVSAESQETAWIPCVVEEPSSASITLKIKNVEIEVLSGFQDELLLRVLRTLEEL from the coding sequence TTGAAAAGAAAAGAGAAAGAATTGTACTGGATAGACCAAATAAAAGACTATCGACAAAGTGGAGAATCCTTAATTGAGTGGTGCGAGAAGAAAGAAATTAAGATCTACACAATGAAATACTGGTTACGGAAGCAGTCGCCAGTATCCGCCGAATCACAAGAAACTGCTTGGATTCCCTGCGTGGTCGAGGAACCTTCAAGTGCTTCTATTACACTAAAGATAAAAAATGTAGAAATCGAAGTATTGAGTGGCTTCCAGGACGAATTGTTACTCAGGGTCCTTCGGACACTTGAAGAACTATGA
- a CDS encoding AAA family ATPase: protein MLFQFSVSNFLSIKEEQTFSMIAANLTGHEEDNLFSFQDFRVLRSAVIYGPNASGKSNFIAAIEVMRNLVHNSVQNSTQKELFPAWHFSLDERMQTKPTIFEVIFAAENTMYRYGFELLNDRVSKEYLYFVPNSREALLFERTNDVYKFGKYSSDEFKGIKDKTNTRALFLTVAAQFNSKQAAIVLNWFQNFNAISGLASDGYREFTASKILKDPEFKMRVSEMMQKADMGICSIDAKHVEADNLPTSLPKELRHLLMNELEVFTTHKATANDGTSILKQFNMETDESEGTKKYFALAGPILDTLESGGVLVVDELDSKLHPLLTRHIVQLFNSVDSNPNNAQLVFATHDTTLLSLRFFRRDQIWFVNKLEDGSSTLYALSDYKDEDGRGVRKDSTIQTDYFQGKFDAIPFIQ, encoded by the coding sequence ATGCTCTTTCAATTTAGTGTAAGTAATTTTTTATCCATTAAAGAGGAACAAACATTTAGCATGATTGCCGCAAATTTAACAGGACATGAAGAGGATAACCTTTTTTCGTTTCAAGATTTTCGCGTCTTACGAAGTGCGGTAATTTACGGACCTAATGCGAGTGGAAAATCAAATTTTATTGCAGCTATAGAAGTGATGAGAAATCTTGTCCATAACTCTGTTCAAAACTCTACTCAAAAAGAACTGTTTCCAGCATGGCATTTCTCTTTAGATGAAAGAATGCAAACGAAACCTACAATCTTTGAAGTTATCTTTGCAGCTGAAAATACAATGTATAGATATGGATTTGAATTATTAAATGATCGAGTTTCAAAAGAATATTTATATTTTGTACCAAATAGTCGCGAAGCCTTATTGTTTGAGAGAACAAATGATGTGTATAAGTTTGGAAAGTATTCAAGTGATGAATTTAAAGGAATTAAAGATAAAACAAATACACGAGCATTATTTTTAACAGTTGCTGCTCAATTCAACAGTAAACAAGCAGCTATCGTTTTAAACTGGTTCCAAAACTTTAATGCGATTTCTGGTTTAGCCTCAGATGGTTACCGAGAATTCACGGCATCAAAGATTTTGAAAGACCCTGAGTTTAAAATGAGAGTATCTGAAATGATGCAAAAAGCAGATATGGGAATCTGCTCCATTGACGCAAAACATGTTGAAGCGGATAACTTACCAACGTCTCTTCCCAAAGAATTGCGTCATTTGCTAATGAATGAATTAGAAGTTTTTACAACACATAAAGCGACTGCCAATGACGGAACTAGTATCTTGAAGCAATTTAATATGGAAACAGATGAGTCCGAGGGGACAAAAAAATATTTCGCATTGGCGGGGCCTATTTTGGATACGTTGGAAAGTGGAGGTGTGCTAGTAGTAGATGAACTAGATTCCAAACTACATCCACTGCTCACTAGACACATCGTCCAATTATTCAATTCTGTGGATTCGAATCCAAACAATGCACAATTAGTCTTTGCCACACACGATACAACGTTGTTGTCACTCCGTTTTTTCAGAAGAGACCAAATTTGGTTTGTTAACAAGTTAGAAGATGGCTCTTCCACATTATATGCATTATCAGACTATAAGGATGAAGATGGCAGAGGTGTGAGAAAAGATTCCACAATTCAAACAGATTATTTTCAAGGGAAGTTTGACGCCATTCCATTTATTCAATGA
- a CDS encoding RloB family protein, with protein sequence MGSDDLFKKRKLKRTQATKKVAPDRFLIICEGTKTEPNYFNHFKNKIIQKHRDSVYIEIIGEGKNTESLIREATRLKNRANPDYSQVWCVFDKDDFSDEQFNAACQAAQNEGIQLAYSVESFELWYLLHFDYLQTAIHRDQYIAKLKMYLGSYGKNDPAIYDRLMLAGGQEKQAISYSMKLEEKTKDLPFAK encoded by the coding sequence TTGGGCTCAGATGATCTCTTTAAAAAAAGGAAGCTAAAAAGGACGCAAGCTACTAAAAAAGTGGCGCCAGACCGTTTTTTAATTATCTGTGAAGGGACAAAAACTGAACCTAACTACTTTAATCATTTCAAAAATAAAATTATTCAAAAGCATAGAGATTCAGTGTACATTGAAATAATTGGTGAGGGGAAAAATACGGAAAGTCTGATTAGGGAAGCAACTCGTCTTAAAAACAGGGCCAATCCCGACTACTCACAAGTGTGGTGTGTGTTTGACAAAGATGACTTTTCAGATGAGCAATTTAATGCTGCGTGCCAAGCCGCACAAAACGAAGGTATTCAATTAGCTTACTCCGTTGAAAGTTTTGAGTTATGGTACTTGCTCCATTTTGATTATTTACAAACAGCTATTCATCGTGACCAATATATTGCTAAATTAAAAATGTATCTAGGAAGTTACGGTAAGAATGACCCAGCTATTTATGATAGGTTAATGCTAGCAGGCGGTCAGGAAAAGCAAGCAATCTCTTATTCCATGAAGTTAGAAGAGAAAACGAAAGACTTACCATTTGCAAAGTAA